CCTGCTGGACAGCCCGAAGCGAAACTTCATCCGCTGGTCGGTCGTGCGCGTGCTTTTCACCCGGCCCCGGCTGCTGCGTCTCGCCGGGCGTTTTCTCTGGCTCTGGCAGGCCAGCGGAGGCCAGTGGCTTTTTAGAAAACTCCGCCTCAACCGCCTGCTCCCGCGCAATCTCCGCCGCCTCGAACCGCAGGCGCCGCGAGCCTGCGCGAAGTTCAGCCACCAGCTCATCGCGCCGGTCGAGGGGCCGAAGGCGGAGCGCGCCCGGCGCCGCGTCGCGCTGCTGACCGGCTGCGTGCAGGATCTGGTTTTTTCGGACATCAACCGCGCGACGGTGGATGTGCTGCTCGCCAACGACTGCGAAGTCCACACCCCGCCGGTGCAGCCTTGCTGCGGCTCGCTGCACGCGCACAACGGCGACCTGCGCTCCGCCCGCGAACTCGCCCGCCGCCAGCTCGACCTGTTCGATCCGTTTGCGTTCGACGCGATCATCTCCAATGCCGGCGGCTGCGGCTCGCACCTGCGCGCCTACGGGCACCTGCTCCACGACGACGCGGATTACGCCGCGCGCGCCGCCGAGTGGTCGCGCAAAGTCCGCGACATCCACGAATTTCTGGTCGAGATCAACTTCCGCAAACCCGCCCCGCCCGCCGGTGCGGACGGGAACGCGGACATTCTTGTCCGCGATGTCGCGGGCAGGAATGCCCGCGCTCCTGAAAGAGGCGCGAGCATCGCGCCCTTGTCTGCTGCCGCTGCGCTGGCGCAATCCAAAATCGAAAATCTAAAATCCAAAATCACCCTGACCTATCACGAGAGCTGTCATCTTTGCCACGGCCAGAAGATCAGCGCGGCGCCGCGCGAGGTGCTGCGCGCGCTGCCCGGCGCGCGGCTCGTCGAATGCACCGAGTCGTCGTGGTGCTGCGGCTCGGCGGGCATCTACAACATCACGCAGCCGGAGACCTCCGCCTGGCTGCTCCAGCGCAAGATCGGCCACCTGCGGGAGACCCATGCCGCGGTGGTGGCCACGGCCAATCCCGGCTGCCACATCCAGATCGAAAACGGCCTGCGGGCGGACCGCGCCTCCGAAATCGCCGTGACCCATCCCGTGGTGCTGCTGGCGAAAGCCTACCGCGAGGAGGGAAAGACTTGATCCGCGGCGCCGGGCTTTCCCGCCTTCTTCCGCCATGCAAAAACCCCGCCCACCCAGCGCGACATCGCAAAGGCGGCCGGTGGGTTTTATAAATCAGTGCGCTGCCGCGTAGCGCAGGCATCCTTGCCTGCCGTCGAAACCGAAGGCGCGAAGCGCCGCTGACTTTCTCTCTTCAGAAAAAGAATGCGCGCTGCGCGCGATAAAGTAACGACGGCAGGCAAAGATGCCTGCACTACGGCGCGCTGCCGCGCGAGGGGTTGTCGGCCATTCCGGAAGAACTGGCCGGACGTTGAGATTATTCGGGCAGCTTCAGCAAACCCGGGTCCGCCGCCAGTTGATCCACGAGTTTGTTGTCAATGCAGGCGCGGATGACCTGGTTTTTCGGGAGATCCCGGCCGGCCTGTTCGAGCGTTTCCCGCGCGGCTTTATTGTCGCCCAATGATACAAGCAGGCGGATCTGATCGATGCGGATGTCGATGTCCTCGGGATTTTGCTTGATGAGCCGCTGGCATGCCTCGACGGCTTGTTGGCATGCCTTGCGGGCCTCCTTGTTTTTGCCAAGACGCAGGCGCACGTTCGCGAGATCGGCCCAATAATCATAGGCGTCGGGGTTGAATCCGAGCGCCTCGACCAGCAGGGTTTCGGCTTTGCCGATGTCGTTGAACTGGATTTCGGCGCGGGCCTTGGCGGCCCGGGCGTCGGCCTCGGCGCGATCGAGGTTGGTGATTTCGCGCGATTTTGAGCACGCGCCGAGAAACACGGCGAGCACGATGGCAAGAATGGGGACAACCCGGGTTTGCATGGAAAAACGCACATCCTGTGCGAAGCCCCGCCCGCGTTGCAATCCAAAGTAAGGCATGCCCGCGGGGCGGGGTTCTGCGCAAAGTGATGGCGGTTGCAGTCGGGCATGCGCGCCGCTCCCGGGTGTGTCGATGCGCTTTCAAAAGCTGCCGGCGGCTCCTTTCCTTGAATGAAACAATACGCTTTCAATCGCGTTTCCCGGATTTAAATTTGCGCCGATGACCATCAAGGAATTTTTCAAAAACGACCGCTATGCGGCCCTCTCCGGCGTCGAGCTGCTGGAGGCGGCGCCGGGCGCGGCCAAGGCGAGGATGGAGGTCCGGGACATGCACCTCAATGCCGGCAATGTGGTGCAGGGCGGTGCGATTTTCACCCTGGCCGATCTGACCTTCGGCGCCGCAGTCAACGCCTACGGCAACTGGGCCGTGTCCGTCGAAACCAGCATCCGCTATTTCCAAGGCGTGTCCACCGGCACGCTCTTCGCCGAGGCCCGCGCCGTGCATGTCCATCGCAAACTGGCGACTTTCGAGGTGACCGTGACCAATGAAAAGGAGGAGTTGATCGCCCTGTTCACCGCCACGGCCTACCGGAAGAAAAACGTTCTTCCGTTTGCGTGAAACCGCGTCTCACGCCAGCACTTCGCGCAGCGCGGCGAGCACGGCGGTGTTTTGCGCCTCGGTGCCGATGGTGATCCGTATCCAATCGGGCAGTTTGTAGCCGTCCATCGGGCGGACGATGATTTTGCGTTTTTGCAGGGTGTTGAAGACCTCGCGGCCGCGGCCGGTTTTCACCAAGATGAAATTGGCGAACGAAGGCACGTATTCCAGGCCGCCGGCGATTTGCGGGAGGTTTTTCTCAAAAAAACGCAGGCCGGCGAAGTTGACGCGGCTCGAGTCGGCGAGGTGCGCGTCGTCGTCGAGCGCGGCGGCGGCGGCGGCGGCGGACATGGCGCCGACGTTGAAAGGCTGCCGGACGCGGTTGAGCGCGGCGATGATGCGCTCGTGCCCGATGGCGTAGCCGATGCGCAGGCCGGCGAGGCCGTAGATTTTGGAAAACGTTCGCAGCAGCAGCACGTTTTCGCGGCCGGCACGGACGTGCTTCAGGAGGTCGGCGCGCATGGCGTCGGGCGGGTATTCGAAGTAGGCTTCGTCGAACACGGCGAGGACATGCGGCGGGACTTTTTCGATGAAGCGGTCGAGCGCGTCGGGGGCAAGGGCGGTGCCGGTGGGGTTGTTCGGGTTGCAGACGACGATGAGGCGCGTCTCCGGCGTGATGGCGGCGATCATGGCGTCGAGGTCATGGCCGAAGTTTTTCATGGGCGCGACGATGGCGCGGGAGTTGAAGAGCGCGGCGACGAGGCGGTAGACGGCGAAGGAGCCGTCGCTGACGACCATGTTGGTTTGCGGCGAGAGGAAGATGTGGCCGAGGAACTCGATCAGCTCGTTGCTGCCGGCGCCGAAGGCGAGGTTGCCGGCGCCGGTGCCGAGCCTGGCGGCGAGTTTCGTCTTCAGGTAAAAGCAGCCGCCGTCGGGGTAGCGGTGCATCTCACGCGCGGCGGCGGTCATGGCGGCGACGGCCTTGGGCGAGGGGCCGAGTTCGTTTTCGTTCGACGCGACCTTGATGATTTCGTCGAGGTTGAAGCCGAGTTCGCGCGCGACTTCCTCAATCGGGCGGCCGGGCTCATACACGGGCAGGTTTTCAATCCAAGGGTTGGGTGTCATTTTTGTTTTTCCGAATAAAATTCCTCCGCGGAGATGACGCCGGCGCCGGCGGTGCGGAGCGCGGCGGCGGCGGCGGCGGGGTCGTCGAAACAGATCACGATCATTGCCTTGTTGCCGGTGCCGCGGGCGAAGGCATACATGTATTCGACGCTGAGGCCGGCGCCGGCGGCGGTGCGAAGGACGGCCTCAAGGCCGCCGGGTTCGTCGGCGACCTCGATGGCGAGCACGTCGGTGGCCTTGACGGTGAAGCCGGCGCGTTCGAGGATGTCCTTGGCCTCGCGCCATTCGCGGATGATGAGGCGGATGATGCCGAACTCGGTGGTGTCGGCGAGCGTCATGGTGACGATGTTGATGCCGGCGCCGGCGAGGGCGCGGCAGACTTGGCCGAGATGGCCGGGGCGGTTTTCGAGGAAGACCGAGAGTTGCCGGATGTTATTCATGGTGTTTCTTCTCCCTCGTGGCGGCGGTCGATCACGCGTTTGGCCTTGCCCTCGCTGCGGGCGATGGTGTGCGGCTCGGCGAGGACGACGGGGATGCGCAGGCCGGTGGTGTGCTCGACGGCGTGGGCGAGGCGGCGGCGCATGGCCTCCAGCTCGCTGACGCGGTCGCTGAACATTTCCTTGGTGACCTCGACGCTGACCTCCATCTGGTCGAGGCCGCCCTTGCGGGTGAGGAT
This genomic stretch from Termitidicoccus mucosus harbors:
- a CDS encoding (Fe-S)-binding protein, which codes for MSAEPNLLRALDYSVLQQCMHCGMCLPTCPTYAETKLERHSPRGRIALMRAIADGELELSKSFAEEMYYCLGCLACTSACPAGVHYAELFETARAEIERRRLLDSPKRNFIRWSVVRVLFTRPRLLRLAGRFLWLWQASGGQWLFRKLRLNRLLPRNLRRLEPQAPRACAKFSHQLIAPVEGPKAERARRRVALLTGCVQDLVFSDINRATVDVLLANDCEVHTPPVQPCCGSLHAHNGDLRSARELARRQLDLFDPFAFDAIISNAGGCGSHLRAYGHLLHDDADYAARAAEWSRKVRDIHEFLVEINFRKPAPPAGADGNADILVRDVAGRNARAPERGASIAPLSAAAALAQSKIENLKSKITLTYHESCHLCHGQKISAAPREVLRALPGARLVECTESSWCCGSAGIYNITQPETSAWLLQRKIGHLRETHAAVVATANPGCHIQIENGLRADRASEIAVTHPVVLLAKAYREEGKT
- a CDS encoding tetratricopeptide repeat protein produces the protein MQTRVVPILAIVLAVFLGACSKSREITNLDRAEADARAAKARAEIQFNDIGKAETLLVEALGFNPDAYDYWADLANVRLRLGKNKEARKACQQAVEACQRLIKQNPEDIDIRIDQIRLLVSLGDNKAARETLEQAGRDLPKNQVIRACIDNKLVDQLAADPGLLKLPE
- a CDS encoding PaaI family thioesterase codes for the protein MTIKEFFKNDRYAALSGVELLEAAPGAAKARMEVRDMHLNAGNVVQGGAIFTLADLTFGAAVNAYGNWAVSVETSIRYFQGVSTGTLFAEARAVHVHRKLATFEVTVTNEKEELIALFTATAYRKKNVLPFA
- the hisC gene encoding histidinol-phosphate transaminase; translation: MTPNPWIENLPVYEPGRPIEEVARELGFNLDEIIKVASNENELGPSPKAVAAMTAAAREMHRYPDGGCFYLKTKLAARLGTGAGNLAFGAGSNELIEFLGHIFLSPQTNMVVSDGSFAVYRLVAALFNSRAIVAPMKNFGHDLDAMIAAITPETRLIVVCNPNNPTGTALAPDALDRFIEKVPPHVLAVFDEAYFEYPPDAMRADLLKHVRAGRENVLLLRTFSKIYGLAGLRIGYAIGHERIIAALNRVRQPFNVGAMSAAAAAAALDDDAHLADSSRVNFAGLRFFEKNLPQIAGGLEYVPSFANFILVKTGRGREVFNTLQKRKIIVRPMDGYKLPDWIRITIGTEAQNTAVLAALREVLA
- a CDS encoding ACT domain-containing protein, whose translation is MNNIRQLSVFLENRPGHLGQVCRALAGAGINIVTMTLADTTEFGIIRLIIREWREAKDILERAGFTVKATDVLAIEVADEPGGLEAVLRTAAGAGLSVEYMYAFARGTGNKAMIVICFDDPAAAAAALRTAGAGVISAEEFYSEKQK